TCATCGCGCAGCGCCTTCCAATTCTTATCTAGTCTCCACATTAGACCTGGGAGCCAACCCATTCCATACTCTGCAAAAACGAACTTAAGCTTTGGAAATCTTTCAAATACTCCTTCGCAAACTAAGCTAGCGATATTTCTTTGAGCCATTAACCCTAGGCAAGTATGCCATTCCATATAAGTTGAAGCTGGTCCTACTGCTTGAGAAGGGCTGTTTTCTCCTGATTGCTCTGAATCTGGATGAACTAGCATTGGCAGTCCATATTCTTGTGCAATTTCATAAATAGGATATAAATTTCTTTTACCGAATGGAATACTCGTTGTTTGCAGGTTCACGGCTACAACTCCAGGTTTTTTCCCTATTCTTTCAATTTCCTTTACTGCTGCTACAGGATCAAGTGGGGATACAAGCATAGACATCTTGTACCGGCTATCTTTCTCACACCAATTTTCATACTGCCAATCATTATAAGCAGAGTTAAATCCATTCGCGACGTCTACATTATGGAAAGCTCCCATTGTAGCATTAGCAGAATTTAAAATGGCATATTGTGTATTAGTACGATCAAGTAAATCTTTTGCTACAAATTCTGGATCAGCCCCAGGGATAGAACCATTTGGTGCAAATGCATCCAAACGTAATACGGATAATGGATTAATATATCGGCACTCAGGAAAACGAAACTCTGCAGAAGAAACAACTTTTCCATTAAATGCTTTTTTCTTGAATGGCCCAATATTCAAACGTTTTTGTAAAGACTCGTCACAATAAGGAACAAGTTCTTCAATAGAATCAAAATATGCATGCACATCAGAATCAATAACCAACTGTTTTTCCTTAGTAGAACCTGTAAGATTTTTTTCCATCATTGCCATTTTAAATACACCTCTCTTAATAATCGTTTTTTAATTTTCACTGATCACTAAATTATCTTCTACAATCCCATCTTTGAAAACGCTTTTAAGATCTTGATATTTTAATGATCGCGATTTCTTAACCACAGTGTAATCCATTTTATAGCTTTTGTAAATATCAATAAAAGAAATTTTTCGATTATTTATTTGGGGTACCTTAAAAACTTTAAAATGCCAAACATCTCGTTATATAATTGAAATAAAAGATGTTTGGCATTTTTATCAAGTAAGAATATCTACTTATTTTGCTTGTTTATTCGTGTTCATATTTTTTTCAGTTGAATGGATTGAATAGGATTGAAGCGATTGATTTGCGAGTTTATTCTTTTTTATATCTTTCATAATGGCATAGCTCATAAATACCATAAGAATATAAAAAGGGAATGTAATAGCAATAATGACGTTTTGCATAGCCTCAAGACCGCCACTCATTAGTAAAACTGCAGCTCCGCCAGCAAAAGTAATTCCCCATATCATTTTAATTTCATTAGGCGGATCAGTATCACCATTTGTACTATACATACCTAATGTAAAGGTTACTGAATCTGCAGAGGTAATGAAAAAAGTTGTAATTAATACTACAGCTATAATATTTAATAGAAAACTAGCAGGGAAATAATCCAACAAGGCAAATATAGCTACTGATGTATCGTTATTAACTGCATCCATTAATGAAGTTAATCCTAAGTTATGAATTAGGTGAAGAGCATTTCCTCCAAAGACAGAAAACCAGACGATCCCTATTGCTGTTGGAACAACGAGAACTCCGATGACAAACTCTCTAATGGTTCTGCCTTTCGATATTCTAGCAATAAAGCTTCCAACAAATGGTGTCCAAGCACACATCCATGCCCAATAAAACACAGTCCATGTTTCAGTCCATGTATTTTGAGCAAACGTTTCTAAATGAAGACTTGCAGGAATAATGGTCCCTATATAACTTGCTGTAGAATTGATAAGTTTATTAATAATCTGAACAGATGGTCCTAAAAGAAAGAGTATAGACAATAATAAACAACCAAGAAGCATATTTACATTCGACAAATATTTAATTCCACGATTTAATCCTGTTGATGCTGAAATTAAAAATAGAGCGGTTAAAATTCCTATTAGTGTGATTTGAGTAGAAAAAGTATTAGGAACATCCCATATAAAGTTAAGACCACTGGTCAACTGCATTGATATCATTCCTAAAACAACAGCTGTTCAAGAGCAACCATGAACACTGCATAACTGTCAATGCTCTTACCTAGGGGTCCATAAATTCTGTCTCCTATAATTGGATATAAGATAGAGCTCGGTAATAATGGTAATTTTTTTCTATACAGGAAATATGCAAGACACAATGCGACAATACCATAGATAGCCCAAGCACCTAATCCCCAATGAAAAAAGGAATATTGAATCGCAGCGTCAGCGGATTCGGCCGTTAAACCTTCACCAAAAGGAGGATTTTGGTAATGAGAAACTGGTTCAGCTACGCCCCAGAACACTAAACCGACTCCAATGCCAGCACTAAATAACATCGCAATCCAAGACAGTGTGCTAAATTCTGGTTTATCCGCGTCATCTCCTAATCTGATACCCCCATGCTTTGAGAAAGCTAGGTAAAAGCAGACGACAAGGAATAAGAAGCCGCCTAGAATGAAAACCCAACCAAAATAACTTACGATGCCGCTAACGATATATGAAAATGATTCATTTACAAAATCATTAAAAAAAACTCCAAGTATAATAAATAACAAAGTAGAGGTCATAGAAGTAATAAATACTGCATTTTTTTTCAACAAATAAAATCACTCCATAATAAAAATCAGAAACATCCAAAAAATGAAAAAAATGATCGATTGTACTTCGTTCACTCATTTGTTTGGGACATTTTAAGTAAGGATTGCCGCTTTACTCTTTTCTTTTTTCTCCCATAATACTTTTTACTTTGCAGCGGTGGAACACAGGCATTTAGATCAATGAAAGGT
This DNA window, taken from Alteribacillus bidgolensis, encodes the following:
- a CDS encoding amidohydrolase family protein is translated as MAMMEKNLTGSTKEKQLVIDSDVHAYFDSIEELVPYCDESLQKRLNIGPFKKKAFNGKVVSSAEFRFPECRYINPLSVLRLDAFAPNGSIPGADPEFVAKDLLDRTNTQYAILNSANATMGAFHNVDVANGFNSAYNDWQYENWCEKDSRYKMSMLVSPLDPVAAVKEIERIGKKPGVVAVNLQTTSIPFGKRNLYPIYEIAQEYGLPMLVHPDSEQSGENSPSQAVGPASTYMEWHTCLGLMAQRNIASLVCEGVFERFPKLKFVFAEYGMGWLPGLMWRLDKNWKALRDEVPWLKNRPSEYIRSNVRLATQPIEEPFRPKDLLEVIQMAGAEDMLLYSSDYPHWDGDEADRVFSTLPKELKHKIFYENALNTYDFNR
- a CDS encoding BCCT family transporter translates to MQLTSGLNFIWDVPNTFSTQITLIGILTALFLISASTGLNRGIKYLSNVNMLLGCLLLSILFLLGPSVQIINKLINSTASYIGTIIPASLHLETFAQNTWTETWTVFYWAWMCAWTPFVGSFIARISKGRTIREFVIGVLVVPTAIGIVWFSVFGGNALHLIHNLGLTSLMDAVNNDTSVAIFALLDYFPASFLLNIIAVVLITTFFITSADSVTFTLGMYSTNGDTDPPNEIKMIWGITFAGGAAVLLMSGGLEAMQNVIIAITFPFYILMVFMSYAIMKDIKKNKLANQSLQSYSIHSTEKNMNTNKQAK
- a CDS encoding BCCT family transporter, which encodes MLKKNAVFITSMTSTLLFIILGVFFNDFVNESFSYIVSGIVSYFGWVFILGGFLFLVVCFYLAFSKHGGIRLGDDADKPEFSTLSWIAMLFSAGIGVGLVFWGVAEPVSHYQNPPFGEGLTAESADAAIQYSFFHWGLGAWAIYGIVALCLAYFLYRKKLPLLPSSILYPIIGDRIYGPLGKSIDSYAVFMVALEQLLF